A part of Rhodamnia argentea isolate NSW1041297 chromosome 8, ASM2092103v1, whole genome shotgun sequence genomic DNA contains:
- the LOC115726640 gene encoding flotillin-like protein 4, with amino-acid sequence MYRVASASEYLVITGVGISDIKIVKKGWVLPGQSCAVFDVSPVNYTFEVQAMSAEKLPFILPAVFTIGPRVDDSASLLKYAKLISPHDKLSNHVKELVQGIIEGETRVLAASMTMEEVFRGTKEFKQEVFEKVQLELNQFGLLIYNANVKQLVDVQGHEYFSYLGQKTQMEAANQAKVDVSEARMKGEVGAKLREGQTLQNAAKIDAETKIIATQRQGEGKKEEIKVRTQVKVYENEREAEVAEANAELAKKKAGWTKEAEVAQVEAAKSVALREAELQREVERMNALTRTEKLKAEFLSQASVEYETKVQEANWELYRKQKIAEAVLYEKEKEAEAQKATAEAGFYARQQLADAEFYAKKREAEALVALAQAQGTYLRTLMDALGGNYAALRDYLMINNGLFQEMAKVNAQAIQGLQPKISIWTNGGSEGGDRSGTGTSDAMKDVARVYRMLPPLFKTVEEQTGMLPPAWMGMLTNSSGRSDSN; translated from the exons ATGTATAGAGTGGCGAGCGCGTCGGAGTACTTGGTGATCACCGGCGTCGGCATCTCCGACATCAAGATTGTGAAGAAGGGATGGGTCCTCCCCGGCCAGTCCTGCGCCGTCTTCGACGTTTCCCCGGTGAACTACACCTTCGAGGTCCAGGCCATGAGCGCCGAGAAGCTCCCCTTCATCCTCCCCGCGGTGTTCACCATCGGTCCCCGGGTCGACGACAGCGCCAGCCTCCTCAAGTATGCCAAGCTCATCTCCCCGCACGACAAGCTGTCTAACCACGTCAAGGAGCTCGTCCAGGGGATCATCGAGGGGGAGACCCGCGTCCTCGCGGCCTCGATGACCATGGAGGAGGTGTTCCGGGGCACCAAGGAGTTCAAGCAGGAGGTGTTCGAGAAGGTCCAGCTTGAGCTCAACCAGTTTGGCCTGCTGATCTACAACGCGAACGTGAAGCAACTGGTGGATGTCCAGGGGCACGAGTACTTCTCTTACTTGGGCCAGAAGACGCAGATGGAAGCGGCGAACCAGGCTAAGGTGGACGTGTCGGAGGCCAGGATGAAGGGCGAGGTTGGGGCCAAGCTTAGGGAAGGGCAGACTCTGCAAAACGCAGCGAAGATTGACGCGGAGACCAAGATCATCGCGACGCAGAGGcaaggggaggggaagaaggaggagatcaAGGTGAGGACGCAAGTGAAGGTCTACGAAAACGAAAGGGAGGCGGAGGTGGCGGAGGCCAACGCGGAGTTGGCCAAGAAGAAGGCGGGTTGGACTAAGGAGGCCGAGGTGGCGCAGGTGGAGGCCGCCAAGTCGGTGGCGCTGAGGGAGGCCGAGCTGCAGAGGGAGGTCGAGAGGATGAACGCCCTGACGCGGACGGAGAAGCTCAAGGCCGAGTTTCTGAGCCAAGCCAGCGTAGAATACGAAACCAAG GTGCAAGAAGCGAACTGGGAGCTTTACAGGAAGCAGAAAATCGCGGAGGCGGTCCTGtatgagaaggagaaggaggcgGAGGCCCAGAAGGCGACTGCCGAGGCTGGCTTCTATGCGAGGCAGCAGCTCGCCGACGCGGAGTTCTATGCCAAGAAGAGAGAGGCCGAGGCGCTCGTGGCATTGGCCCAAGCCCAGGGCACGTACCTGCGGACCCTGATGGATGCGCTGGGGGGCAACTACGCCGCCCTCAGGGATTACTTGATGATCAACAACGGCCTGTTCCAAGAGATGGCGAAGGTGAACGCGCAGGCCATCCAGGGGCTGCAGCCGAAGATCAGCATCTGGACCAACGGGGGCAGCGAAGGGGGTGACAGGAGCGGGACCGGGACCAGCGACGCGATGAAGGACGTGGCCAGGGTTTACCGGATGCTGCCACCGCTATTCAAGACTGTGGAGGAGCAGACCGGGATGCTCCCGCCGGCGTGGATGGGCATGTTGACCAACTCGTCAGGTCGGTCCGATTCAAATTAA
- the LOC115726639 gene encoding 40S ribosomal protein S11, whose amino-acid sequence MDAQTEKAFLKQPKVFLCSKKSGKGKRPGKGGNRYYKSVGLGFKTPREAIEGAYIDKKCPFTGNVSIRGRILAGTCHSAKMMRTIIVRRNYLHFVKKYQRYEKRHSNIPAHISPCFRVKEGDHVIIGQCRPLSKTVRFNVLKVIPAGSSGGGRKKAFTGL is encoded by the exons ATGGATGCACAg ACGGAGAAGGCGTTTCTGAAGCAGCCGAAGGTGTTCCTCTG CTCAAAGAAGTCAGGCAAGGGTAAGAGGCCCGGAAAGGGTGGGAACCGTTATTACAAGAGCGTTGGGTTGGGATTCAAGACACCTAGAGAGGCAATTGAAG GTGCCTACATTGACAAGAAATGCCCTTTCACTGGCAATGTTTCAATAAGGGGCCGTATACTGGCTGGTACTTGCCACAGTGCCAAGATGATGAGGACAATAATTGTTCGCAGAAATTACCTTCATTTTGTTAAGAAGTATCAGAG ATATGAGAAGAGGCATTCAAACATTCCAGCTCACATATCTCCATGTTTCCGTGTGAAGGAGGGCGATCACGTTATTATTGGCCAGTGCAG GCCCTTGTCAAAGACTGTGAGGTTTAATGTATTGAAGGTGATTCCAGCAGGATCATCAGGCGGCGGCAGGAAGAAGGCCTTCACTGGACTGTAA